tttaattttattattattatagagatcataataactttttattttaatataataaaaaaatttacacattaCATACCATCATTATGTTAATAAACTCAATATATGtttacatttttataatttaatattagattaaatctattaaaatttcaaatagttCACTAAAGTtctgataatatttttaaaatacaatttttatatatatagaattttcaATTAATCCGGGCATCACAAAGAACATACTGTTCCTTTATTATAaacacaatcacaaaaaataaatttatgaatacaaaaaaatttcataactaCCACATGTATTCAGTAATAGACTTgaatgaaaatcaataaaaagtttCAATTCAACTGTTACGAAATATCTTATTAAAACAAGTTCCAGTTAATCCGATTGATAAAGTCTTTTATCATCGAGTAAAAGAtctgtagtaaaaaaaaattactgaaaataGTCATGCCTATGACATTTctaatcacaattcacaaattcAACCATTTGAACATGGGCCACGAAAACCACCTCTCTGAAAGGGTAGACactatgtttacaatatttttataatattttcataaaaaattatatgtagttagttgttattacttcaaatttaaaccttacattaagattattttttgccccaataataataataataataataaataacaaattgtcacttaaaatttattagtgaaaatattgtagaattTATCTACCTCTTTAGGCACCTCCACCTCTCTCACTTGTAACAACTGTTGACACACGTGTGCTCTCTACAAACTTACGCGTCCCAATGTCAACTACTACGAATCAAACCTTAGCAGCTAAGCTTGCCCTTTGGTGTGAACAAAACCTCGCCTTCCACACCTTCTAGAAatgtacaaaaatcaaagtccaAATCAAACTCCCCcactcacaaacacaaaaacacacacatactcactctctctctctctctctctctctcctcctctTAACGCGCCACGTTGGCATTTCCACACTTATAATACGCGGTTTTGCCGTCATCACGCTACTATTCGCTCAACCACAAATCAATCATAAACCTTTATTtttgttgtcaaatttttttgttttcaattaattttttttctatgtaaAACTTTCAACTTTGACAAATCCACACGCAATCCCTCTTTGGCCTCTTTCCTTGTAATTTCCAATTCCATTATTAACTTAATCTAATTCACTCCCATATATTTAGCTGCCTCTTCCTCACCCACCATCTCTCATACTCACAAAACaagtttcaaactttttcacttcctcctctgttttctcttctctctctgttttttctttacTATAGTTATATAAAGTTGAGATCTTTGATATACCCAGATCAAGTTTTGAAGTAATTTGAGGTGGGGATGGAGAATAATCAGCaatctttttttcaattcaGTGATCAGCTTCGAGTTCAGACTTCGAATCTGGCTAATCTGTCAGTCAACGACTCGATCTGGAGCTCTAATATTCCGACAAAGAGGACTGAGGAAAGGAGGAATTTTGATATAAGAGTTGGTGGAGAGGTTACTTCTTCTCTAAGCAACTCCAATCCAAAAGGGTCAGATCTCAATGGTTTCAATGATGGGTGGAACAGTCTGAAGCCTAAAGTGTCTGATTTCAATGGATTCAATGATGGCTGGAACAATCTTAATCTGAAGCCTAAAGGGTCTGATTTCAATGGATTCAATGATGGCTGGAACAATCTTAACCTGAAGCCAAAGGGGTCTGATTTCAATGGCTTCAATGATGGGTGGAACAATCTTAATCTGAAGCCAAAGGAGTCTGATTTCAATGGCCTCAATGATGGTTGGAACAGTTTCAAGACAAAGGGAACTGATTTCAATGCTTTCAATGATGGGTGGAAGATGGGGTCTAGCAGTGTTGGAAATAGTCTAATTCTTGGTGGATCTCAGAAGAATGGTGGTATTAATGGTGGGTTCAACAAGGGTATTTATTCTAAGACTGGGAATTACAATATTAACAACAACGTTAATGTTAAGGGGTACAAGAATAATGGTAAGGGTGAGGATGATCATGTAGGGAAAGTTGGGAAGAAGAACAGTAATGGTAAGAAGAATAATGgtgacaataataataatgatagtaAGAGTGGTGTGGACAAGAGGTTCAAGACACTTCCACCATCTGAGTCTCTGCCTAGGAATGAAACCGTCGGTGGATATATCTTTGTCTGCAACAATGATACTATGCAAGAGAACCTCAAAAGACAGCTTTTTGGTAAGTCCCTCTTCCTCTTTCTCAACCTGTTTTTGCTATTTAgacttgtttttattatttattttctatttaaattcaatttttgtttatcCTTGTTTATACAATATTGGAATTGTACTTGTTCTATTTGGATTTGCTCTCCAATTTTCAATTGAAGGGTTCTGATTGTGTGTCTGTTGTGTTGGGTGTTCAATTTGTGTATTTCAAAATGATGATTCTCTTTGGATGAAGGAATATCCTTTTTTAAGTCAAAacttattttagaatttggTTAAAATTGAACAAGGAGTATTGATCCAATTTTCTCATTCCTTGGGTCTaaaaatcttattattttttataaatgaaggaatttttccattttgcttttgtaattaagtatttgtttttattctttgctTCTAGTTCTAAACATATGCTTTGAAATATTTCTAGGTCTGCCTCCACGTTACCGTGATTCAGTTCGGGCTATAACTCCAGGCTTGCCACTTTTCCTTTACAACTACTCCACTCACCAACTCCATGGAGTATTTGAGGTTTGTATATTTCTTTTCATATTTAGTAtcttttttatgaaattttatggTGCATGTTTAATGTTTTCACAATTTGGCTAATATCAATTATCAATATGGTTTGTTCAGGCTGCAGGCTTTGGAGGAACTAACATTGATCCAACGGCTTGGGAGGACAAAAAATGCGCTGGTGAATCACGCTTTCCTGCTCAGGTATTCATAGTGAATAATAATTCTCATgtcaaattatgatttttttttagcaagcATATGAAAATAACTATCCTATATATGCTTGTATCCTGTTTTTATTCATTACTCTATTTGTAACAGGTACAAGTTATAACAAGGAAAGTTTGTGAGCCACTTGAAGAGGATTCCTTCAGGCCAATTCTTCACCATTATGATGGTCCTAAATTCCGCCTTGAACTAAACATACCAGAGGTATTGATTGCTAAAATTATTACCGattttactacaaaatacttaaaatttgaCATGATTTGGTTTTCGTGGTCAGTTTGCCTAGTCTAAACAATCttatggttttaattttttgcaggCACTTTCTCTCCTGGATATATTTGAAGGACAGAATTGAGGGCTTGAACAACACACTACACAGGCATACTGGTACAAGTAAAgatagtgaaaagaaaaaagagctgATGGAAAAGAATAGCAGGATAGAGAGTTTCTTGACTTAAATATTATGGAGTTTACACAGATAATTTGGcgaacaaatatatttttaggacTCGCTTGAATATGCAGCCTATGTCATGTATTAAGCTGTTTTTGCATAGAGGCTGTTGTGTATGGTTGTcctttttattgtatttagagtataaatatatataaaaataactaataagATATAAAAATGAACTTCTCTATTTGTTTGGTGTTATAATAAATCGAGGATTTGTGGCAGTCTGAATGCTAAAAAGTACCAGACCCTCTGAACCATTTGCATATGAAAGCTTTGGGTAGAAAATTTGAGAGGCTTTTGTTGTATTCATTTGGAAGTGGGTTGTGGATTGTTAAGATATCCTAATGCAGAATAAGAATTTTCTTCCTGTGAAACATCTTTGTAACACATCCCTTTAGAGCTGCTTGGTTTGAGTTTTCATTCTTAGTAAAAGTGAATATACAgtttttaaaaactttacagATATCAGATATGGTTTACTCTAAATTCCATCTTTCTTTCCTCCTTAGGTTTATGGTAAATGGTGTATCCATTTGCAATcaaatttaccctttttttttttttcaaaaagaaaacctatttCAGAACACAACTGTActtttatcttaaaatttttgcaagtataataataaatcaataaaaagcaaaaagctgTGCTTTAATCTACTTAATTTTTaaccaaaataaacaaataaaaacaatctGTATCGTTAAAAGGGTTACCATCCAGTTTGTACAAAATTAGTACAGTCTTGAaatctcttaaaattaaaaaaaaaaaaaaaagtatatatatatatatatatatatatatagagagagagagagagagagagagagagtaataaaGTCTTGCAATGAATTATTGGATATGTCACATCCTTAAATATTTCTACATAAAGTGGTTGCTACTTGCAATATGAAACATAAAATTAGCTTTCATTTTCATGTGTTTAAAATGGTATCCAAGTTTCTATATTGGCATATTCCTGTTTTCAGAGGCAACAACCAAAAATCTAAGCTTATCTTCACTTTACCTTAATAAAGTGAGCTGTTTTTCATAATTGGCATGTCGTTGGATACCATTGCTGGGATTAAAGCAACTAATGAAAGTCacgtttttttttggggacacGAACGGTTCTAAATTGAGCTGCAACATGGACTCATAATGACCTCTGGATagtactttttcttttggtaaaaGCATGTATCAAAGGGAAAAACAGAAATAGGAAGGGAGAAATTATTAAGTTAGAGGAAGAATTAATGAAGTGGTTTTTGGATTCTtctaatcaacaataaaatactattatttATGCAAATATAACATCATCTAAGAATTTGACTCGTATATTTGCATAAGAAGTTTTATTTCATTAGCAGAGAGGACTACTTCAGTAGTATTCATAGAAAGGAGTAGAGAATGgctacaaaataattaaaatttgaaaaattttccaattcacTCCAtgatttgatttcttttcatcataagttcataattttttttttggaattgacccttaaaattttggatcaaaatgaaagtttcaaaatttgtattttataaacaaattatcaattacAAGTTATCTTTGTGTGGGTCAACCCTATCATAATTTATTCCTACAAAACATTTTAGTGTTACATCTTGACCCCTAAAATTTGGCTTAAAATAAGATTATTAAGAGGTCTTTCAATGAAAtcttatggattttttttaatccaaacttagGGTGTCCGACATAACTATtgaactttctcaaaaaaaaaaaaaaaaaaaaaactattgaaagTTTCTAAATTAAATTGTGATAAagtcaaacaaaaaaacagaaaggataaagaaaaaaaaaattaaaagaattaatttgtGTCTTATTTTCTTGTCGTCGGTAGATGGGATATTTGAGAACCCTTTGCATGTTTCTGGTTCACAATTTCTTACCAAATACTTTATTCAATTTTTCAAGCCAAACAAAAGGACTAAGGAGAGCTAGTGATCACTTGTTTTTTGTTGGTGAAATCGGACTGTGTAGGTTAGAAACAGTCCATACAATACAAGGGGTGGGCCACTGGTTATGATTATTTAGGAAGTTTTGAAAAAACCAATATAAACCCAAAAGCTGTCATCCATTATTACAGCTTAACCCCCACGGCAGAAATTGGGTGTTAACCCCTCTTTTTCAACATTATCTTCACCTACTAGAACCTCCTTATATTTTAGCATTCTCTGACTGCTTCAAAAGATGGTGATGAAATGTCTCAACAAATCAGATGATTGACTATATTATATGTTGCAACAACGAGCTAAGAGACTTTTTATCCTGTCTCATTTGGCCGGCTGGACTTCATCAAATAGACGATGTTATTTACTTTAATGAGATCACTAAAAAGCAATTGTTCTCAATCATATTCTATAATAACATAGCAACAATAATATTTCTTCTATGAAACAATGAAGTTGCTGGTGTTGAATCATTATGTACTTCACCTCAATCTATCATTAGTCATTATAAATTTGGTGATCCTActtgggaatatatatatatatatatataaagagggATGACCATACCCATTGAGTAATGAATATTCTACCTTACTTGATTCAAATGTTTTGAGTAATACCCGGTTCTTCATGGGTAAAACCTAATCAGGTAGGgtatggaatatatatatatatatatatatatatatatatatatatatatatagggatgGCCATACCCATTGAGTAATGAATATCCTACCCTACTTGATCCAAAATGTTTTGAGTAATACCCAATTCTTCATGGGTAAAACCTAATCGGGTAGGGTATGAATATTATCAATACCTAactcatatttaaaaaaaaaaaccctaattctctcACTTTCACTCACACACTCTTTCTCTCACCGCCTCTCCTCAGTCCtaaccatctctctctctctctctcacctgaGCTTCCATGGCCCAATACCTTGAACTCATCACTTTGATCACTAGCACCACCACTACAGTGGTCTTCTCCATCCCTGAACCAACTCTTTCAACCTGGAAATCTCTCTCTAATCCTCAGATCTGAACTATCTCTCTATCTTAAACCACCATGGCAGAAGCCTCTTAAGCTCATCACCGCCACCATTAGCAGTGGTTTCACATCTCAACCTCAACTTCTCTCTAAAACTGAAACATATAACCTCTCTTGATCTAGATCGGTCTCACCCTCTCTTCAATCTAAACGAGGCACAGCCTCCTAGCTCCGTCGTGAAGCCCAACTGCCATCAACAAGATGGTGGTTCCCAACCTCTCatcctttctctctctaaacctgAGCCAAATACTTCATATTcatttgatctctctctctctctctctctctctaaaatctaGAACTCATTTTCTTGATCTACTACCTAGGAGAGCCCCAAATGGTGCGTGGAACATGAATTGGTGTTGTTGAGGTTAAAGGCTTCACGAATCTGCCAAGAACCGTGGCTGTGGTGGCACGTGAGTGCGTGAACAACATAGGTATGACAGAGGGTAAGTTATTGGGATTTTTGTGCTCATGTGCTCTATGTTTGTAAGGCTTTGTAAGCATGTATCAGAGagtgtataataaaattttatctaataaaatttctatctctatctaagaaaaaaaaattaaaagaaaaaaaggaagcagATACATCTGATTTCAAAGttattgattagttttttcttttttaagataaattttttggttagtttttaagttaaaatgttttgcattttataaagaaaaaataaaatagattttgaatagggtatggatatccatGTATAATAAATCCGGGTAAGAATTGGATATGGATACTAATGGGTATCAGTATCCGGGTATCCATGGGTAAACATTTCGGGTAGGGTATGGGTATATCCAATCCATATCTCACCCATGGCcatccctatatatatatatatatatatatatatatatatatatatatatatatataaaagttgaaaCGTAGTATTTATTATTGATATTAGGGATTACATCATCCACTtattttctacattttttttttctctttttaacttttattcttcctattctaaaaaaagaaaaaaaaaaaagaaaagaaaaaaaaaaggttcttctCTATCGTCATTATTACATTTCCTCTAACTTTTCTCCttcatttttacctttttatcttCCCACTACTCTCTACTTCACCGTTACACTTCTTTCAttccttccccttttttttttttgttcttcttcttcttctttatattttgactcttcttctccccattttattttgtataaatttgatatcatttctCCCATTTaatccatattttttttcacaaaataactgtgagtactctctctctctctatatatatatttactttctTTTGGTGGGATTTTGTTATTTCTTATAATTCTGATTAAGGctgatgatttatttttttgaatatttgttttggtgttgtgctttttaaatttctctttaatagttttggttgaattttggtttgggttaagacatagtttttttggaaatagaaaTTTGAGTTTCTATCAAAACATAATCTACAGGgctatgaatttgaatatgcctaccaattgtttgaataataaattattataaagtctAACTTTTATTTCCattagtttcattttaattttggttaagataGTATTGTAATTTTGAgatgagtttttattattatgataatttcctTATTCCTTAAAAGAGGAGAAATTTGAATagtaaatttgaaacttataaagtttagttgtatattaggcaaatataacacactacaacagaagttagaagaatatggttcaccttaaaaaaaatattaataaaaaaataaaagaaaaaaagactgatatatttgtagagataaaaagataaaaaataccaatagaattttaaatatatatatatatatatatataataataattgaagtAATTGTTACACTTTATATATTATACTatattacataatatttatatatttctacgCATCGCGTGGGTCTGCAACTAGTGATTATAATAGTTATTTACTTGATGAGAAAGCAATATCTAAGAGGCCTAGATGATTGAGCTATAGCCTCACCTTAACTACACATATAACCAAGCATAGGGTGTAAAGATTTCAAGCTCAATAGGCCAAACTAATGCTATGTTGTCACTCCCAAAAATTTAGGCTCaaagacttttattttttattttacaaacgATGGTAAACCTTTTCGAGTATTTGATATTCTCTTGGGTATATGCAGTTCTCCATTTCACACACACTAGGTTATCTAGGTTATTACAAGAAGAAATTCTTTAATGCATTGTTTGggaggagagaatggaatggaatggaaaagaataaaaagaataattttagaatattctttccttccccttgtttgggagttttaatggagggaatggaaaacTGCATATTCTGGCAAGATACTGGCAAGAGATTTCGAATATAAAATGTCATGAATATCATGAGGCCTTAGAATCTCATGGACTCAAGACTTGCTCTATACCAAGACCCTAACAATCAATCACCACAACTTCACTATTTAGTTGTATAGTTTGAATGACCTCCCAATCAACAATTCATTTAATCCTCATGCATGAGACTTCTTGTGAGTGTTGTAATGTACTTTAACAAGTAAATTTTGTGCTCATTATATGACCCGATGGATTGCTTTCTGTAAAGTTGTTGGGCCTGCCTCTCTCTCAAGATCACCACAAGAAGATGGGTTGGCTCTAGTACCGTAGGAAATACGTTCTTCTGAATGTGTTTGTTAATTGTTTTGGGT
This DNA window, taken from Quercus robur chromosome 2, dhQueRobu3.1, whole genome shotgun sequence, encodes the following:
- the LOC126713281 gene encoding DCD domain-containing protein NRP encodes the protein MENNQQSFFQFSDQLRVQTSNLANLSVNDSIWSSNIPTKRTEERRNFDIRVGGEVTSSLSNSNPKGSDLNGFNDGWNSLKPKVSDFNGFNDGWNNLNLKPKGSDFNGFNDGWNNLNLKPKGSDFNGFNDGWNNLNLKPKESDFNGLNDGWNSFKTKGTDFNAFNDGWKMGSSSVGNSLILGGSQKNGGINGGFNKGIYSKTGNYNINNNVNVKGYKNNGKGEDDHVGKVGKKNSNGKKNNGDNNNNDSKSGVDKRFKTLPPSESLPRNETVGGYIFVCNNDTMQENLKRQLFGLPPRYRDSVRAITPGLPLFLYNYSTHQLHGVFEAAGFGGTNIDPTAWEDKKCAGESRFPAQVQVITRKVCEPLEEDSFRPILHHYDGPKFRLELNIPEALSLLDIFEGQN